The following are from one region of the Arachis duranensis cultivar V14167 chromosome 10, aradu.V14167.gnm2.J7QH, whole genome shotgun sequence genome:
- the LOC127742953 gene encoding nuclear-pore anchor-like: MKETEAKAYIYLKSRLRQRQRLYDFALTDYVCSSLVLSVLKHENEALSNAEKRASDEVHSLSERVQRLQASLGTIQSAKEVREEQVKLQNS; encoded by the exons ATGAAAGAGACTGAGGCAAAggcatatatatatttaaaatccaGACTGAGGCAAAGGCAAAGGCTTTATGATTTTGCACTTACAGACTATGTTTGTTCAAGCTTAGTA TTATCTGTTTTGAAGCATGAAAACGAAGCATTATCAAATGCAGAAAAGCGAGCATCTGATGAGGTTCATAGTTTATCTGAAAGGGTGCAGCGCCTGCAG GCTAGCCTAGGTACCATACAGAGTGCTAAGGAAGTTCGAGAG GAACAAGTAAAGCTACAAAATTCTTGA